In the genome of Nymphaea colorata isolate Beijing-Zhang1983 chromosome 9, ASM883128v2, whole genome shotgun sequence, one region contains:
- the LOC116260867 gene encoding uncharacterized protein LOC116260867, protein MKAAVSPMRREAEVERRRMQEKQRPLMLKDFLRDASPARDSNRKWHRNQSCNESPTTMRNLLEMDTKGSKRTGLVLSRPASTTLSALHKASEVIVRLLPFSGRTPPQKRQGNAVIRRQNVNKLSSIFRRVASMREPRTPRGGLSRRISAAMRSLSRREPCIKRDVEVQVRVRDIVRWRSFGDEEEIPYLQYHNSKTPPREELSTADGTSDSCSSSRTSSCTWSESESLSNSQSCCGSSECSVVSGALNNKMLLLSYHREVKDGVDGEFQKSSFVQPPTDTPIHSLGFNRAVEMKEASDSLNAADTCCSSGQEEDVQQLGRANDGCTMCRAVEGYEEKEQFSPVSVLDFPFEDEDEGGTTSFEESLADIERKKQQLLHKIGRYESLSKLDPVDLEREFALTEFELSDEDVESFTGYHDGNAGEEVENAEEYIREIILDYLDETTKRNWLPFESLVIDVFREELSSAGELEADELVGIAVGRVKEWVIQTGSVDQSREFCLKELERNQDWRKFVMDEEEVAAEMEVDILWSLVDDLLVDLMV, encoded by the exons ATGAAAGCTGCTGTTTCTCCCATGCGACGAGAAGCGGAAGTTGAAAGGCGAAGGATGCAGGAGAAACAGAGGCCTTTAATGCTCAAAGATTTCTTGAGAGACGCGAGCCCTGCACGCGACTCAAATAGGAAATGGCACCGAAACCAGAGCTGCAATGAATCCCCTACCACCATGAGGAATCTTCTGGAGATGGATACCAAGGGCTCGAAAAGAACCGGCCTGGTGCTTTCCAGGCCTGCTTCAACGACCCTCTCTGCCCTGCATAAGGCCTCTGAGGTCATAGTCAGGCTTCTCCCCTTTTCCGGCCGGACTCCACCTCAGAAGCGGCAGGGCAACGCAGTCATCCGCCGGCAAAACGTCAACAAATTGAGCTCGATTTTCAGAAGGGTAGCTTCCATGAGGGAACCCCGAACCCCCAGAGGAGGCCTGTCCCGCAGGATCTCTGCAGCCATGAGAAGCCTCTCTCGTCGGGAGCCTTGCATCAAAAGAGACGTCGAAGTGCAAGTTCGTGTTCGGGACATAGTGCGGTGGAGATCTTTCGGCGATGAAGAAGAGATCCCGTATCTTCAGTACCATAACTCCAAGACCCCACCTCGAGAGGAATTGAGTACTGCAGACGGAACCTCGGATTCTTGCTCGTCTTCACGGACGAGTAGCTGTACGTGGTCCGAGAGCGAATCGTTGTCGAATTCACAGTCTTGTTGTGGTAGCTCAGAGTGCTCAGTTGTGTCTGGTGCATTGAACAACAAAATGCTTTTACTGAGTTACCATCGAGAGGTCAAAGATGGAGTAGACGGCGAGTTTCAGAAGAGCTCCTTTGTGCAACCACCGACCGACACACCAATTCACTCGCTTGGGTTTAACCGTGCAGTGGAGATGAAAGAAGCGTCGGATTCACTCAATGCAGCAGATACGTGCTGCTCCAGTGGACAAGAG GAAGATGTCCAGCAGCTGGGACGTGCGAATGATGGCTGCACCATGTGTCGTGCTGTTGAAGGATACGAGGAAAAGGAACAGTTCAGCCCTGTTTCTGTTCTGGACTTCCCGTtcgaagatgaagatgaaggtgGAACGACATCATTCGAGGAGAGCCTTGCCGATATCGAAA GGAAAAAGCAGCAGCTGCTCCACAAGATTGGCCGATATGAGAGCCTCTCGAAACTTGATCCTGTGGACCTTGAAAGAGAGTTTGCATTGACTGAATTTGAACTTTCAGACGAAGATGTTGAGAGTTTCACCGGGTACCATGATGGTAATGCTGGAGAAGAAGTGGAGAATGCGGAGGAGTACATAAGAGAGATAATACTTGATTATCTGGATGAAACAACAAAGAGAAATTGGTTACCCTTCGAATCGCTGGTTATTGATGTCTTCAGAGAAGAACTGAGCTCTGCTGGTGAACTAGAGGCAGATGAGTTGGTGGGAATTGCTGTTGGTCGAGTAAAAGAATGGGTAATACAGACAGGCTCAGTAGACCAGAGCAGGGAGTTCTGTCTGAAGGAATTGGAGAGAAATCAAGATTGGAGAAAATTTGTGATGGATGAAGAAGAGGTGGCAGCAGAGATGGAGGTAGATATTCTATGGTCCTTGGTTGATGATCTATTGGTTGATCTTATGGTATAA